The following coding sequences lie in one Bordetella genomosp. 9 genomic window:
- the leuC gene encoding 3-isopropylmalate dehydratase large subunit: protein MAPTTLYDKLVRAHEVARLDDEHILLYVDLHLMNEYTSPQAFAGLASRGLRARRPGQQVAVVDHIIPTHAVPAPRRTIADPASSLQARNLKRNCEENGIALFDTTDPLQGIEHVIAPEQGMILPGMTVLCGDSHTTTHGALGALGFGVGTSEVEHILASQTLVYRVARTMRIRIDGALPLGTTAKDMVMYVVHRLGAQGARGYAVEFCGAAVDALTMEGRMTLCNMAVEAGARAALVAPDAATIDYVTARASFLSAQERRAALADWQSLRTDPGARFDAEHVFDAGSIAPYVTWGTSPDQAAPVTSHVPHADEAACELARIAQEKAVEYMGLTPGMPLAGLRVDRVFIGSCTNGRIEDLRAVANLARGRRVAPGVRAMVVPGSGAVREQAEREGIAAVLTAAGFEWRQPGCSMCLAMNDDVLGAGERCASTTNRNFEGRQGRGGRTHLMSPLMAAAAALTGRITDVRAMERDHG, encoded by the coding sequence ATGGCCCCAACGACGCTCTACGACAAACTGGTGCGCGCCCATGAAGTGGCGCGGCTGGACGACGAGCACATCCTGCTCTATGTCGACCTGCATCTGATGAACGAATACACCAGCCCCCAGGCGTTCGCCGGACTGGCGAGCCGCGGGTTGCGCGCACGCCGTCCCGGGCAACAGGTGGCGGTGGTCGACCACATCATTCCGACCCATGCGGTCCCTGCGCCGCGCCGGACCATTGCGGATCCCGCCTCGTCCCTGCAGGCGCGCAACCTGAAGCGCAACTGCGAGGAGAACGGCATCGCGCTGTTCGACACCACGGACCCGCTGCAGGGCATCGAGCACGTCATCGCGCCCGAACAAGGCATGATCCTGCCGGGGATGACGGTGTTGTGCGGCGACAGCCACACGACCACGCACGGCGCGCTGGGCGCCCTGGGCTTCGGTGTCGGGACGTCGGAAGTCGAACACATCCTGGCCAGTCAGACGCTGGTTTACCGGGTCGCCCGCACGATGCGGATACGCATCGACGGCGCGCTGCCCTTGGGTACGACCGCCAAGGACATGGTCATGTACGTGGTGCATCGTCTGGGCGCGCAGGGCGCGCGCGGCTATGCGGTGGAGTTCTGCGGCGCCGCGGTGGACGCGCTGACGATGGAAGGGCGCATGACCCTGTGCAACATGGCGGTGGAGGCCGGCGCGCGCGCCGCCTTGGTGGCCCCGGACGCCGCCACCATCGACTACGTGACGGCCCGCGCCAGTTTTCTTTCCGCGCAGGAACGGCGCGCGGCGCTGGCCGACTGGCAGTCGCTGCGCACCGACCCGGGGGCGCGCTTCGACGCCGAACATGTCTTCGATGCGGGCAGTATCGCGCCCTATGTCACCTGGGGTACCAGTCCGGACCAGGCGGCGCCGGTAACGTCGCACGTTCCGCACGCGGACGAGGCAGCCTGTGAGCTCGCACGCATCGCGCAGGAAAAGGCGGTGGAATACATGGGACTGACGCCGGGCATGCCATTGGCAGGGCTGCGCGTGGACCGCGTATTCATCGGCTCCTGCACCAATGGCCGCATCGAGGACCTGCGCGCGGTCGCGAACCTGGCGCGCGGGCGGCGCGTGGCGCCGGGTGTGCGTGCGATGGTGGTGCCCGGCTCGGGCGCCGTGCGGGAGCAGGCCGAACGCGAAGGCATCGCCGCGGTGTTGACGGCCGCCGGCTTCGAATGGCGGCAGCCCGGCTGCTCGATGTGCCTGGCCATGAACGACGACGTGCTGGGCGCCGGCGAGCGCTGCGCGTCCACCACCAACCGGAACTTCGAAGGCCGCCAGGGACGCGGCGGCCGCACGCATTTGATGAGCCCGCTCATGGCCGCCGCCGCGGCGCTGACCGGGCGCATCACCGACGTCCGTGCGATGGAGCGCGACCATGGATAA
- a CDS encoding fumarylacetoacetate hydrolase family protein, whose protein sequence is MSSTPATDTDFLPQDAARATLVGRVWRPAPVDGPSVVAIRDGQVFDITATVPTMADLLDHPDPVGVARSAPGEALGPVQALLQTSLAQGSGAQPATPAMTLLAPCDVQAIKACGVTFAVSLLERLIEERTGGDAGAAQAMRATLQETLGTDLRRIKPGSEGALRLKETLIQRGAWSQYMEVGIGTDAEVFSKSQPMSAVGFGAQVGLLPASEWNNPEPEIVLAVNSRGETVGATLGNDVNLRDIEGRSALLLGKAKDNNGSCAIGPFIRLFDDHYGMDAVRDDSVSLLIEGGDGFVLNGISHMREISRDPLELVAQTYGAHHQYPDGFMLFLGTMFSPIQDRGTPGSGFTHRAGDRVTIGSPALGKLINTVQKCTEIPPWTFGVRKLYANLARRGLLRHEQ, encoded by the coding sequence ATGAGCAGCACCCCCGCCACCGACACGGACTTTCTGCCCCAGGACGCCGCGCGCGCCACGCTGGTGGGCCGGGTGTGGCGCCCGGCGCCCGTCGATGGTCCCAGCGTCGTCGCGATCCGCGACGGGCAGGTTTTCGACATCACCGCCACTGTCCCGACCATGGCCGACCTGCTCGACCATCCCGATCCCGTTGGCGTCGCGCGTTCGGCGCCCGGCGAAGCGCTCGGCCCGGTGCAGGCGCTGCTGCAAACGAGCCTGGCGCAAGGAAGCGGCGCACAACCGGCAACGCCGGCGATGACGCTGCTCGCGCCCTGCGACGTGCAGGCCATCAAAGCCTGCGGCGTCACCTTCGCGGTCAGCCTGTTGGAGCGGCTGATCGAGGAACGCACCGGCGGCGATGCCGGCGCCGCGCAGGCGATGCGCGCCACTTTGCAGGAAACGCTGGGCACCGATCTGCGCCGCATCAAGCCGGGATCCGAAGGCGCATTGCGCCTGAAGGAAACGCTGATCCAGCGCGGCGCGTGGTCGCAGTACATGGAAGTCGGCATCGGCACGGACGCCGAAGTGTTCTCGAAATCGCAGCCGATGTCGGCAGTGGGTTTCGGCGCGCAGGTCGGGCTGCTTCCCGCATCGGAATGGAACAACCCCGAGCCCGAAATCGTGCTGGCGGTCAACAGCCGCGGCGAAACCGTCGGTGCGACGCTCGGCAATGACGTGAACCTGCGCGACATCGAAGGCCGCAGCGCGCTGCTGCTCGGCAAGGCCAAGGACAACAACGGCTCCTGCGCCATCGGTCCTTTCATCCGCCTGTTCGACGACCATTACGGCATGGATGCGGTGCGCGACGACAGCGTATCGCTGCTGATCGAAGGCGGCGACGGCTTCGTGCTGAACGGCATCAGCCACATGCGCGAAATCAGCCGCGATCCGCTCGAACTGGTGGCCCAGACCTACGGCGCCCATCATCAATATCCGGACGGTTTCATGCTGTTCCTGGGCACCATGTTCTCGCCGATCCAGGATCGCGGCACCCCGGGCAGCGGATTCACGCACCGTGCGGGAGACCGCGTCACCATCGGTTCGCCGGCGCTGGGCAAACTCATCAACACCGTGCAGAAATGCACCGAGATCCCGCCCTGGACCTTCGGCGTGCGCAAGCTGTACGCGAATCTGGCGCGCCGCGGGCTGCTGCGCCACGAACAGTAG
- the dapF gene encoding diaminopimelate epimerase, with amino-acid sequence MTWNFTKMHGAGNDFVVLDGVRQSIDMTPERARALADRHFGIGADQILLVEPATVHEADFRYRIFNADGSEVEHCGNGARCFVRFVHETGLSDRNPLRAQIATGILVLDEGDDEQVTVDMGVTRFDPAALPFDADGLTKRQEGEDTLYVLPLADGPDGRASVEISAVAISNPHAVLRVDDVDTAPVGLLGPVIESHPRFPRRVNAGFMQVVDRHHIRLRVYERGAGETLACGTGACAAVAAGIRRGLLDTPVQVQARGGVLTVGWDGKALRMTGPATSVYTGQVDVDQLVFSMALNR; translated from the coding sequence ATGACCTGGAACTTCACCAAAATGCACGGCGCCGGCAACGACTTCGTCGTCCTTGACGGCGTGCGCCAATCCATCGACATGACGCCGGAACGCGCCCGGGCGTTGGCCGATCGTCATTTCGGCATCGGCGCCGATCAGATCCTGCTGGTCGAGCCGGCCACCGTGCACGAGGCGGATTTCCGCTACCGCATCTTCAATGCCGACGGCAGCGAGGTTGAACACTGCGGCAACGGCGCGCGCTGCTTCGTGCGCTTCGTCCATGAAACGGGTCTGTCCGACCGCAATCCGCTGCGGGCGCAGATCGCCACCGGCATCCTCGTGCTCGATGAAGGCGACGACGAACAAGTCACCGTCGATATGGGCGTCACGCGTTTCGATCCGGCGGCCCTGCCCTTCGACGCCGATGGATTGACGAAGCGCCAGGAAGGCGAAGACACGCTTTATGTGTTGCCCCTGGCCGACGGCCCCGACGGGCGCGCCAGCGTGGAGATTTCGGCGGTGGCCATCTCCAATCCGCACGCCGTGCTGCGCGTCGATGACGTCGACACCGCGCCGGTCGGCCTGCTTGGTCCCGTGATCGAATCGCATCCGAGGTTTCCTCGCCGCGTGAACGCAGGCTTCATGCAGGTCGTCGATCGCCACCATATCCGCCTGCGCGTCTATGAACGCGGCGCCGGTGAAACGCTGGCCTGCGGCACCGGCGCCTGCGCCGCCGTGGCGGCGGGCATCCGCCGCGGCTTGCTCGATACGCCCGTCCAGGTGCAGGCGCGCGGCGGCGTGCTCACCGTCGGCTGGGACGGCAAGGCGCTGCGCATGACAGGCCCCGCGACCTCCGTCTATACCGGCCAGGTGGACGTCGACCAGTTGGTGTTCTCCATGGCATTGAACCGATAA
- a CDS encoding LysR family transcriptional regulator: MDALSELAFFSLLARQGSLTAAARELGLTPAAVSTRLAKLEQRLGVRLLHRTTRRISVTQEGELYLAEGARILADLDALERQVARGRAQPRGLLRVNASFGFGRRHIVPAVAAFVRRYPDVDVQMRLTDRPLPLRDEGFDVGIRFGDIPDARLTARKIASNRRLLCAAPTYLKARGTPQSPRDLQGHDCLVVRENDSAYGTWHLQSGSKSDSVKVRGPLSSNDGESVLQWALAGHGIALRSEWEVAPYLRARRLVALLPGWAPPPADIHVLYAERGNVPAKVSAFVAFLLDRFAPQRKRPGKDGLVW, from the coding sequence ATGGACGCCCTATCCGAACTCGCTTTTTTCTCGTTGCTCGCCCGGCAGGGCAGCCTGACCGCCGCCGCGCGGGAGCTTGGCTTGACCCCGGCCGCCGTCAGCACGCGCCTGGCCAAGCTGGAACAAAGGCTGGGCGTGCGGCTGCTGCACCGTACGACGCGCCGCATCAGCGTCACACAGGAAGGCGAGCTTTACCTGGCCGAAGGGGCACGCATCCTTGCGGATCTCGACGCGCTGGAACGCCAGGTGGCGCGCGGCCGGGCGCAGCCCAGGGGCCTGCTGCGGGTGAACGCCAGCTTCGGATTCGGACGCCGCCATATCGTTCCGGCGGTGGCGGCGTTCGTGCGCCGCTATCCCGACGTCGACGTGCAGATGCGGCTCACGGACCGGCCCCTGCCTTTGCGTGACGAGGGTTTCGACGTGGGGATCCGCTTCGGCGACATTCCGGACGCTCGCCTGACGGCGCGCAAGATCGCCAGCAACCGCCGCTTGCTGTGCGCCGCGCCAACCTACCTGAAGGCGCGCGGAACGCCGCAATCCCCGCGCGACCTTCAGGGGCATGACTGCCTGGTGGTGCGCGAAAACGACAGCGCCTACGGCACGTGGCATTTGCAGTCGGGATCGAAAAGCGACTCCGTGAAAGTGCGCGGGCCGCTCAGTTCCAACGACGGCGAAAGCGTCCTGCAATGGGCCCTTGCAGGGCACGGCATCGCGCTGCGTTCGGAATGGGAAGTTGCCCCGTACCTGCGCGCGCGCCGGCTGGTGGCCCTGCTGCCAGGGTGGGCGCCGCCGCCGGCGGACATTCATGTGCTTTACGCGGAACGCGGCAATGTGCCGGCAAAGGTGTCGGCTTTCGTGGCCTTCCTGCTGGACCGCTTCGCCCCGCAGCGCAAGCGCCCCGGTAAGGACGGGCTGGTCTGGTAG
- the xerC gene encoding tyrosine recombinase XerC has translation MQQWLAHLAAHRRYSPHTLDGYARDLRHLAELAGDMPLERLANGHIRQFVARLHARELGPRSLARALAAWRGFYQWWAPRAGLPGNPVAGVRAPKAPRPLPKALSVEQSAALLDRPGAGQSHDPIALRDQAMVELLYSSGLRLSELTGLDWRYAHGPDHTSASWLNLDEREVTVLGKGGKRRTVPVGTAAIKALRDWLAVRATLLAPGAAADDEAALFLGARGRRISPRVVQTQVARVARAAGLPVHVHPHVLRHSFASHVLQSAQDLRAVQEMLGHANISTTQVYTRLDFQHLAKVYDQAHPRAGRKT, from the coding sequence ATGCAGCAATGGCTGGCGCACCTGGCGGCGCACCGGCGCTATTCGCCGCACACGCTGGACGGCTACGCGCGCGACCTGCGGCATCTTGCGGAGCTGGCCGGCGACATGCCGCTGGAGCGGCTCGCCAACGGCCATATCCGCCAGTTCGTCGCGCGCCTGCACGCGCGCGAGCTGGGCCCGCGCAGCCTGGCGCGGGCGCTGGCGGCCTGGCGCGGTTTCTACCAATGGTGGGCGCCTCGCGCCGGCCTGCCGGGCAATCCCGTCGCGGGCGTACGCGCGCCGAAGGCGCCGCGCCCCCTGCCCAAGGCGCTTTCGGTCGAACAAAGCGCCGCCCTGCTGGACCGGCCCGGCGCCGGCCAAAGCCACGATCCCATCGCGCTGCGCGATCAGGCGATGGTCGAACTGCTGTACTCCAGCGGTTTGCGTCTGTCCGAACTGACCGGCCTGGACTGGCGCTACGCGCACGGGCCGGACCACACCTCCGCCAGCTGGCTCAACCTGGACGAACGCGAAGTGACCGTCCTGGGCAAGGGTGGCAAACGGCGCACCGTGCCCGTCGGCACGGCAGCGATCAAGGCGCTGCGCGATTGGCTGGCCGTTCGCGCCACCTTGCTCGCGCCCGGCGCGGCAGCGGACGACGAGGCCGCGCTGTTCCTGGGCGCGCGCGGCAGGCGGATTTCGCCGCGCGTGGTCCAGACCCAGGTTGCGCGCGTCGCGCGCGCCGCGGGACTTCCGGTGCACGTGCATCCCCACGTGCTGCGTCACAGCTTCGCCAGCCACGTGCTGCAGTCCGCCCAGGATCTGCGGGCCGTGCAGGAGATGCTGGGACACGCCAATATTTCGACGACGCAGGTGTACACGCGCCTGGACTTCCAGCATCTGGCCAAGGTCTACGACCAGGCCCATCCCCGCGCGGGGCGGAAGACCTGA
- a CDS encoding metal ABC transporter substrate-binding protein, producing MLPGLWAAPVRAAEPAGAAAAGAASAAAGAASSGAVSGAPLRVVASFSILGDMVREIGGDAVQVDMLVGPDGDAHEYEPTPSDVRTLSAAQMLVVNGLNFETWMDRLVKTAGFKGVTVVASNGVKARHFDEEGGHGDAGAHDSGDHDGHADDTQGHADHAHGHAGHKHEGDLDPHAWQDLANGARYARNIGAALAQADPAHAERYRERTDAYVSRILDLDRRIRQAFASLPPERRRVVTSHDAFGYFGQAYGVTFISTMGVSTDAEPSAAAVARIVDQVKREKVPAVFLENVTNPRLSERIAHETGAKLGGTLYSDALARPGSPASTYLGMFEWNLRAFMAALNP from the coding sequence ATGTTGCCGGGGCTTTGGGCGGCGCCGGTTCGGGCTGCGGAACCGGCGGGGGCGGCGGCTGCGGGCGCTGCATCGGCGGCGGCGGGTGCGGCTTCGTCCGGGGCGGTATCGGGCGCGCCGTTGCGCGTTGTCGCCAGCTTTTCGATTCTGGGCGATATGGTGCGGGAGATCGGCGGGGATGCGGTCCAGGTCGATATGCTGGTCGGGCCGGATGGGGACGCACATGAGTACGAGCCGACCCCGAGCGATGTGCGCACGCTCAGCGCGGCGCAGATGCTGGTGGTCAATGGCTTGAACTTTGAAACCTGGATGGACCGTTTGGTGAAAACGGCCGGCTTCAAGGGCGTGACGGTGGTGGCGTCGAATGGCGTGAAGGCGCGGCATTTCGACGAAGAGGGTGGACACGGCGATGCCGGCGCACATGATTCCGGTGATCATGACGGCCATGCCGATGACACGCAGGGCCATGCCGATCACGCGCACGGCCATGCCGGTCACAAGCACGAGGGCGATCTGGATCCCCATGCCTGGCAGGATCTGGCCAACGGCGCGCGGTACGCGCGCAATATCGGCGCGGCGCTTGCCCAGGCGGATCCTGCGCATGCGGAGCGCTATCGCGAGCGCACCGACGCCTATGTCAGCCGCATCCTGGACCTGGATCGCCGCATCCGTCAGGCGTTCGCCAGTCTTCCGCCTGAGCGCCGGCGCGTGGTGACCTCGCACGACGCGTTCGGCTATTTCGGCCAGGCCTATGGCGTCACGTTCATTTCCACCATGGGCGTATCGACGGATGCCGAACCCTCGGCCGCCGCCGTCGCGCGCATCGTCGATCAGGTGAAGCGGGAAAAGGTGCCGGCCGTTTTCCTGGAGAACGTGACCAACCCGCGTCTGAGCGAGCGCATCGCGCACGAGACGGGCGCCAAACTGGGCGGCACCTTGTATTCCGATGCCTTAGCCCGTCCCGGTTCGCCCGCGTCCACCTACCTGGGCATGTTCGAATGGAATCTGCGCGCCTTCATGGCCGCGCTGAATCCCTGA
- the metK gene encoding methionine adenosyltransferase gives MAHNDFLFTSESVSEGHPDKVADQISDAVLDAIFTQDPNARVAAETLCNTGLVVLAGEITTTANVDYIQVARDTIRRIGYDNTDYGIDYKGCAVLVAYDKQSPDIAQGVDRSSDDYLNQGAGDQGLMFGYACDETPDLMPAPIWYSHRLVQRQSELRKDGRLPWLRPDAKSQVTFRYVDGRPTEVDTVVLSTQHAPEVSQETIREAVIEDIIKPSFPAGLITPKTRFLVNPTGRFVIGGPQGDCGLTGRKIIVDTYGGACPHGGGAFSGKDPSKVDRSAAYAARYVAKNIVAAGLARQCQVQVSYAIGVAEPINITVYTEGTGVIPDDQLAKLVREHFDLRPKGIVNMLDLLRPIYSKTAAYGHFGRSEPEFTWEATDKAAALKKAV, from the coding sequence GTGGCACACAACGATTTCCTTTTCACCTCCGAATCCGTCTCGGAAGGCCATCCGGACAAGGTCGCCGACCAGATCTCCGATGCCGTTCTGGACGCCATCTTCACCCAGGATCCCAACGCCCGCGTCGCCGCGGAAACGCTGTGCAATACCGGCCTGGTCGTGCTCGCCGGCGAAATCACCACGACGGCCAATGTGGATTACATCCAGGTTGCGCGCGACACGATCCGCCGCATCGGTTACGACAACACCGACTACGGCATCGACTACAAGGGCTGCGCGGTGCTGGTGGCCTACGACAAGCAATCGCCCGATATCGCACAGGGCGTGGATCGCAGCTCCGACGACTACCTGAACCAGGGGGCCGGCGACCAGGGCCTGATGTTCGGCTACGCCTGCGACGAAACGCCCGACCTGATGCCCGCGCCCATCTGGTATTCGCACCGCCTGGTGCAGCGCCAGAGCGAATTGCGCAAGGACGGCCGCCTGCCCTGGCTGCGTCCCGACGCCAAGTCGCAGGTCACCTTCCGCTATGTCGATGGCCGTCCCACTGAGGTCGACACGGTGGTGCTGTCCACGCAGCATGCGCCCGAAGTGTCGCAGGAGACCATCCGCGAAGCGGTCATCGAAGACATCATCAAGCCGTCCTTCCCGGCCGGCCTGATCACGCCGAAGACGCGCTTCCTGGTCAACCCGACGGGCCGCTTCGTCATCGGCGGTCCGCAAGGCGATTGCGGCCTGACGGGCCGCAAGATCATCGTCGATACCTATGGCGGCGCCTGCCCGCACGGCGGCGGCGCGTTCTCGGGGAAGGACCCGTCCAAGGTGGACCGTTCGGCCGCCTATGCCGCACGCTACGTGGCCAAGAACATCGTGGCCGCCGGCCTGGCGCGCCAGTGCCAGGTGCAGGTCAGCTACGCCATCGGCGTGGCCGAGCCCATCAACATCACGGTCTACACGGAAGGCACCGGCGTGATCCCGGACGACCAGTTGGCCAAGCTGGTGCGCGAGCACTTCGACCTGCGTCCGAAGGGCATCGTCAACATGCTCGACCTGCTGCGTCCCATCTACTCCAAGACGGCGGCCTACGGCCACTTCGGCCGTTCGGAGCCGGAGTTCACCTGGGAAGCCACCGACAAGGCTGCCGCCCTGAAAAAGGCGGTCTGA
- a CDS encoding lysophospholipid acyltransferase family protein, translated as MLVALFRLLARLPLSVLHGMGRFFGILAYTWPGKYRDRLRANAAQAGYPGDRFAREAAAQAGAMIFEMPKVWFQPDHCLARVVSNDDDVVAAARAENRGIVFMTPHLGCFEITARHQARQMPLTVMFRPPRKAAIAPLLDEARNTSNLRAVPATMQGVREFVRALRRGEGIGMLPDQAPARGEGVWAPFFGRMAYTVTLPGKLAAPGDVPVILAAGERLPRGQGWRVHYVRVPGPLPESAEAQAALFNAAMETLIRRFPEQYLWSYNRYKTPRGAPPAPDAPVAEGHAGASAADASMDDAR; from the coding sequence TTGCTCGTCGCCCTGTTCCGCCTGTTGGCCCGCCTGCCGCTATCCGTGCTGCATGGCATGGGGCGCTTTTTCGGCATCCTGGCCTATACCTGGCCGGGCAAGTATCGCGATCGCCTGCGCGCGAATGCCGCGCAGGCGGGCTACCCCGGCGACCGTTTCGCGCGCGAAGCCGCCGCGCAGGCCGGGGCGATGATTTTCGAAATGCCCAAGGTCTGGTTCCAGCCCGACCACTGTCTGGCCCGCGTGGTTTCCAACGACGACGATGTGGTGGCCGCCGCGCGCGCCGAAAACCGCGGCATCGTCTTCATGACCCCGCATCTCGGCTGTTTCGAGATCACGGCCCGCCACCAGGCGCGCCAGATGCCGCTCACCGTCATGTTCCGCCCGCCCCGCAAGGCCGCCATCGCGCCCCTGCTGGACGAAGCCCGCAACACATCCAATCTGCGCGCGGTGCCCGCCACCATGCAGGGCGTGCGCGAATTCGTGCGGGCGCTGCGCCGGGGCGAAGGCATCGGCATGCTGCCCGACCAGGCGCCGGCGCGCGGCGAAGGCGTGTGGGCGCCCTTTTTCGGCCGCATGGCCTATACCGTCACCCTGCCGGGCAAACTGGCCGCGCCCGGCGACGTCCCCGTCATCCTGGCCGCCGGCGAACGCCTGCCGCGCGGGCAGGGATGGCGCGTTCACTACGTACGCGTACCCGGCCCCCTGCCGGAAAGCGCGGAAGCGCAGGCCGCCCTGTTCAATGCCGCCATGGAAACCCTGATCCGCCGCTTTCCCGAGCAATACCTGTGGAGCTACAACCGCTACAAGACGCCGCGCGGCGCGCCTCCAGCGCCGGACGCGCCAGTGGCGGAGGGCCACGCCGGGGCTAGCGCCGCCGATGCTTCCATGGACGACGCCCGATGA
- a CDS encoding lysophospholipid acyltransferase family protein, with the protein MSRLKHRALVALFSWFGRMRPATRLRAGAILTWFTLVFARRRKHIVRVNLRLCFPNESEATRARWLREHFRALCQSVVDRGVLWYGTPEAIKEMVTVSGHEEFLRLGREKQPLILLAPHFIGLDVAATRLTMESPTGATMYTPQRDPDVDAIVRAGRTRFNEVHLVSRKEGIRGLIRHLREARPVYYLPDMDFGRDGAVFVPFFGVPAATIPATAQIARKWNTPVFPVIEFWDPDTGRYHVEVLPALKDFPGEDSLEAATARLNRELEQWVRRCPSQYYWVHRRFKTRPNGEKKYY; encoded by the coding sequence ATGAGCCGCCTGAAGCATCGCGCGCTGGTCGCCCTGTTTTCCTGGTTTGGCCGCATGCGCCCGGCGACGCGGCTGCGCGCCGGCGCCATCCTGACCTGGTTCACGCTCGTCTTCGCGCGGCGGCGGAAACACATCGTTCGCGTCAACCTGCGCCTGTGCTTTCCAAACGAAAGCGAAGCCACCCGGGCGCGCTGGCTGCGCGAGCATTTCCGCGCCTTGTGCCAATCGGTGGTCGATCGCGGCGTGCTTTGGTATGGGACGCCCGAAGCCATCAAGGAAATGGTCACCGTGTCCGGCCATGAGGAATTCCTGCGGCTGGGGCGGGAAAAGCAGCCGCTGATCCTGCTGGCCCCGCACTTCATCGGCCTGGACGTCGCCGCCACGCGCCTGACGATGGAATCGCCCACGGGCGCCACCATGTACACGCCCCAACGCGACCCCGACGTCGATGCCATCGTGCGGGCCGGCCGGACTCGCTTCAACGAGGTCCACCTCGTCAGCCGCAAGGAGGGCATCCGCGGGCTGATCCGCCATTTGCGGGAAGCCCGCCCGGTTTACTACCTGCCCGACATGGATTTCGGGCGCGACGGCGCCGTATTCGTACCCTTCTTCGGCGTGCCGGCGGCCACCATCCCGGCCACGGCGCAGATCGCCCGCAAATGGAACACGCCGGTTTTCCCGGTCATCGAGTTCTGGGACCCGGACACCGGCCGCTATCACGTGGAAGTCCTGCCCGCGCTCAAGGACTTCCCCGGCGAGGACTCCCTGGAAGCGGCCACCGCCCGACTGAACCGGGAACTGGAGCAATGGGTGCGCCGCTGCCCCAGCCAATACTATTGGGTGCACCGCCGGTTCAAGACGCGTCCGAACGGCGAAAAAAAGTATTACTAG
- a CDS encoding DUF484 family protein — protein MTDTVLSPQQVADFLRDNPDFFATHADVFATMRVPHPHGSGTISLGERQILTLRERNREQEWRLNELIHNANVNEGISNRLMQWCARLLGETEIERIPGEIALGLAREFDLNEVGLRLWRLPNLPEGGYGEPVSEDVRTFADSLKSPYCGRDTEFEAASWLSAKPRSLALIPLRPGAEAPTVGLLVLGSNDPDRFAPDMSTTFLDTVGKLASAALRRMA, from the coding sequence ATGACCGATACCGTTCTGAGCCCGCAGCAGGTCGCCGATTTTCTTCGTGACAATCCCGACTTTTTCGCTACCCATGCCGATGTCTTCGCCACGATGCGCGTGCCCCATCCCCATGGCAGCGGCACGATCTCGCTGGGCGAACGGCAGATCCTGACGCTGCGCGAACGCAATCGCGAACAGGAATGGCGGCTGAACGAGCTGATCCACAATGCCAACGTCAACGAAGGCATCAGCAACCGCCTCATGCAATGGTGCGCGCGCCTGCTGGGCGAAACCGAAATCGAACGCATCCCCGGCGAGATCGCGCTGGGACTGGCGCGCGAGTTCGACCTGAACGAAGTCGGCCTGCGCCTGTGGCGTCTGCCGAACCTGCCCGAAGGCGGCTATGGGGAACCGGTGTCGGAAGACGTACGCACCTTCGCCGATAGCCTCAAATCCCCCTACTGCGGCCGGGACACCGAATTCGAAGCGGCCAGCTGGCTCAGCGCCAAGCCCCGTTCACTGGCCTTGATCCCGCTGCGCCCGGGTGCCGAGGCGCCCACCGTGGGCCTGCTGGTGCTGGGATCGAACGACCCCGACCGCTTCGCGCCGGACATGTCGACCACCTTCCTGGATACGGTCGGCAAGCTCGCTTCGGCGGCCCTGCGGCGGATGGCCTGA